From the genome of Paracoccus seriniphilus, one region includes:
- a CDS encoding UbiA family prenyltransferase: MMNEQPDLLDSGAGQEFAPDAVPLIVDLDGTLCRTDTLHEGLLGLLGQDPAQVLRLPLWLRKGKAEFKRHVADAHVVDPALLPYDQDVLELIEEARAQGRPVALISAADHRQVEAVARHLDLFDLALGTGSPVAEGNLRGEAKARFLAENFGEGGFDYIGDSSTDLPVWAKARRAYGVRTNARVQRAAADQGTTLQALGADRGWPIKALIRACRPHQWAKNLLILLPVLTAQEFSQLPAALLAMLCFSLAASAIYIVNDLVDLPSDRAHPRKRLRPFASGAADARQGLVVAAGLLLISLLMAVTLLPAAYVGTLLIYLLATSAYSFWLKRKMIADVLGLAGLYTLRIVAGAAATEIILSPWLLVFSMFLFFSLATIKRQAELEDMARRGVDKPAGRNLIVSDLPILQAMSIGAAQAAVLVFALYSQDPDVQVHFGRPDVLLFICPVLFFWLGRMQLMTRRGFMTDDPIVFTFRDRVSLLSGMLMLAIFALAAWGEAA, encoded by the coding sequence ATGATGAATGAACAGCCCGATCTGCTGGATTCCGGTGCCGGTCAGGAGTTCGCACCCGATGCGGTGCCCCTGATCGTCGATCTGGACGGCACGCTTTGTCGAACGGACACCCTGCATGAAGGGCTGTTGGGTCTGTTGGGGCAGGATCCTGCGCAGGTCCTGCGTCTGCCCTTGTGGCTGCGCAAGGGAAAGGCAGAATTCAAACGCCATGTTGCCGATGCACATGTCGTCGATCCGGCCTTGCTGCCCTATGATCAGGATGTGCTGGAGCTGATCGAGGAGGCCCGCGCGCAGGGCCGACCCGTCGCCCTGATCTCTGCCGCCGATCATCGCCAGGTCGAGGCCGTGGCCCGGCATCTGGATCTGTTCGATCTGGCGCTGGGAACCGGCAGTCCCGTGGCCGAAGGCAACCTGCGTGGCGAGGCCAAGGCACGTTTTCTGGCCGAGAATTTCGGCGAAGGTGGCTTTGACTATATCGGCGACAGCAGCACCGATCTGCCCGTCTGGGCGAAGGCGCGACGGGCCTATGGCGTGCGCACGAATGCCAGGGTTCAGCGTGCCGCCGCTGATCAGGGCACGACCCTGCAAGCCCTTGGCGCCGACAGGGGCTGGCCGATCAAGGCATTGATCCGCGCCTGCCGCCCCCATCAATGGGCCAAGAACCTGCTGATCCTGCTGCCGGTCCTGACCGCCCAGGAATTCTCGCAACTGCCCGCCGCACTGCTGGCGATGCTGTGTTTTTCGCTGGCCGCCTCGGCGATCTATATCGTCAACGATCTGGTCGATCTGCCCTCGGACCGGGCCCATCCGCGCAAGAGGCTTCGCCCCTTTGCCTCGGGTGCCGCCGATGCGCGGCAGGGGCTGGTCGTCGCCGCCGGATTGTTGCTGATATCGCTGCTGATGGCGGTGACGCTGTTGCCCGCTGCCTATGTCGGCACCCTGCTGATCTATCTGCTGGCGACCTCTGCCTATTCCTTCTGGCTCAAACGCAAGATGATTGCCGATGTGCTGGGGCTGGCCGGCCTTTACACGCTGCGCATCGTCGCAGGCGCCGCAGCAACGGAAATCATCCTCTCGCCATGGCTGCTGGTCTTTTCGATGTTCCTCTTCTTCTCTCTGGCGACGATCAAGCGTCAGGCCGAGCTGGAGGACATGGCCAGGCGTGGCGTAGACAAACCCGCCGGGCGCAACCTGATCGTCTCGGATCTGCCGATTCTGCAGGCCATGTCCATTGGCGCAGCCCAGGCTGCGGTTCTGGTCTTTGCGCTGTATTCGCAAGATCCGGATGTGCAGGTCCACTTCGGTCGTCCCGACGTTCTGCTGTTCATCTGCCCGGTGCTGTTCTTCTGGCTGGGCCGGATGCAGCTGATGACCCGCCGGGGATTCATGACTGATGATCCGATCGTCTTCACCTTCCGGGACCGCGTCAGCCTGCTGAGCGGCATGCTGATGCTGGCGATCTTTGCCCTTGCCGCCTGGGGAGAAGCCGCATGA
- a CDS encoding NADPH-dependent FMN reductase → MITLFGLSGSLRRASFNSGLLRAAQEVAPQGVQIEIGSIAGVPLYDGDLEAAEGIPAAVSRLTQALADADGLLLVTPEYNNGIPGVFKNALDWMSRGDGLPLFKGKPVAVMGASPGNFGTTLAQTHWLPVLRALNMRPWWDGRLMVSRAADLFDDDGNLTDEKTRARLSDFIAGFAGSI, encoded by the coding sequence ATGATTACCCTGTTCGGCCTGAGCGGCAGCCTGCGGCGCGCCTCTTTCAATTCCGGGCTGTTGCGCGCCGCGCAAGAGGTGGCACCCCAGGGCGTGCAGATCGAGATCGGCTCGATCGCCGGGGTGCCGCTTTATGACGGCGATCTGGAAGCGGCCGAGGGCATTCCTGCGGCCGTGTCGCGACTGACGCAGGCGCTGGCCGATGCCGACGGCCTGCTGCTGGTCACGCCGGAATACAACAACGGCATTCCCGGCGTGTTCAAGAATGCCCTGGACTGGATGTCGCGCGGCGATGGCCTGCCCCTGTTCAAGGGCAAGCCGGTTGCCGTCATGGGGGCCTCGCCTGGCAATTTCGGCACCACCCTGGCGCAGACGCATTGGCTGCCGGTTCTGCGGGCGCTGAACATGCGCCCATGGTGGGACGGTCGCCTTATGGTCTCCAGAGCCGCAGATCTGTTCGATGACGACGGCAATCTGACCGACGAAAAGACACGCGCCCGGCTGAGTGATTTCATCGCAGGCTTTGCCGGTTCGATCTGA
- a CDS encoding alpha-glucosidase — protein sequence MAEWWRDAVIYQIYPRSFQDDNGDGIGDLRGIARRLDHVAALGVDAIWLSPIFTSPMKDMGYDVSDYTDIDPLFGTLADFDALVARAHELGLKVIIDQVISHTSDKHPWFAQSRQDRSNPKADWYVWADPNPDGTPPNNWPSVFGGPAWEWEPRRRQYYLHNFLIGQPDLNFHHRPVQDALLETMRFWLDRGVDGFRLDTVNYYFHDEKLRDNPPNPDHDGPETYGFQRHIYSKNRPDNIAFLKRLRALTDEYEARMMVGEVGDGGQTAIDIMAEYTLGRDRLHMCYSFEMLSPEFTARHFRHTIEGVQKGAPDGHACWSFSNHDVIRHVSRWAEHGADSDLLARQAIAMLASFPGTICLYQGEELGQTETTLTYEELTDPPALRFWPEVKGRDGCRTPMVWEDDQPNAGFTTGTPWLPVKSEQAARAVSRQQQDNDSVLAAYRAVLAFRRSQPALRWGQTRFLDLPEPVLGFQRQHQDGGLTCLFNLSPRATSLELKHAERLLGPSHATLDGQSLTLPANGFAWIEGTSVRVAAKE from the coding sequence ATGGCGGAATGGTGGCGCGACGCGGTGATCTATCAGATCTATCCCCGCAGCTTTCAGGACGATAACGGTGACGGTATCGGTGATCTGCGCGGCATTGCCCGTCGGCTGGATCACGTGGCCGCGCTGGGTGTGGATGCGATCTGGCTGTCGCCCATATTCACCTCTCCGATGAAGGACATGGGCTATGACGTGTCGGACTATACCGATATCGACCCTCTGTTCGGAACTCTGGCCGATTTTGACGCGCTGGTGGCACGGGCGCATGAACTGGGGCTGAAGGTCATCATCGATCAGGTGATCAGCCACACCAGCGACAAACATCCCTGGTTCGCCCAGTCGCGTCAGGATCGCAGCAATCCCAAGGCCGACTGGTATGTCTGGGCCGACCCCAATCCCGACGGCACGCCGCCCAACAACTGGCCTTCGGTCTTTGGCGGTCCGGCCTGGGAATGGGAACCGCGGCGCAGACAGTATTACCTGCATAATTTCCTGATCGGGCAGCCCGACCTGAATTTCCATCACAGGCCGGTTCAGGATGCCCTGCTTGAGACGATGCGCTTCTGGCTGGATCGTGGCGTGGACGGATTTCGTCTGGATACCGTCAACTATTACTTTCACGACGAAAAGCTGCGCGACAATCCCCCCAACCCCGACCATGACGGCCCGGAAACCTATGGGTTTCAGCGCCATATCTATTCCAAGAACCGTCCCGACAATATCGCCTTCCTCAAACGTCTGCGCGCGCTGACCGATGAATATGAGGCCCGCATGATGGTGGGCGAGGTCGGTGATGGGGGGCAGACCGCCATCGACATCATGGCCGAATATACCCTTGGCAGGGACCGGCTGCACATGTGCTATAGCTTCGAGATGCTCAGCCCCGAGTTCACCGCACGCCATTTCCGCCACACGATCGAAGGTGTTCAGAAAGGTGCGCCGGACGGCCATGCCTGCTGGAGCTTTTCCAACCATGACGTCATCCGCCATGTCTCGCGTTGGGCCGAACACGGTGCCGACAGCGACCTGCTGGCGCGGCAAGCCATTGCCATGCTTGCCTCGTTCCCCGGCACCATCTGCCTGTATCAGGGCGAGGAACTGGGCCAGACCGAAACCACGCTGACCTATGAAGAGCTGACCGACCCGCCTGCCCTGCGCTTCTGGCCCGAGGTCAAGGGCCGTGATGGTTGCCGCACCCCGATGGTCTGGGAAGACGACCAGCCCAATGCCGGCTTCACGACCGGAACACCCTGGCTGCCTGTCAAATCCGAACAGGCCGCCCGCGCGGTGTCGCGTCAGCAGCAGGACAATGACAGCGTTCTGGCCGCCTATCGCGCGGTTCTGGCCTTTCGCCGCAGCCAGCCCGCATTGCGTTGGGGGCAGACGCGCTTTCTGGATCTGCCCGAGCCCGTGCTGGGATTTCAGCGCCAGCATCAGGACGGGGGTCTGACCTGCCTGTTCAACCTCTCTCCGCGCGCCACCAGCCTTGAGCTGAAGCATGCCGAAAGGCTGCTCGGTCCGTCCCATGCAACGCTTGACGGGCAGAGCCTGACCCTGCCCGCGAATGGTTTTGCCTGGATCGAGGGGACCTCAGTCCGCGTCGCGGCAAAAGAATAG
- a CDS encoding DUF924 family protein, giving the protein MTIKTPQDVSDFWFSPAVQPYWFQVSDEIDRQIIQLFGATYEAAHSGELADWPKDAAGALALSIVLDQFPRNMFRNSSRSFESNDLALAVARRALERGFDQQTDPTARQFFYLPFMHSEDLDDQEHSVALYEALGDANSLHFAREHRNIIARFGRFPHRNAVLGRSNTAEEEEFLKTHSGF; this is encoded by the coding sequence ATGACCATCAAGACCCCGCAGGACGTCAGCGATTTCTGGTTCTCGCCCGCCGTGCAGCCCTATTGGTTTCAGGTATCGGATGAAATCGACCGCCAGATCATCCAGTTGTTCGGCGCGACCTATGAGGCCGCCCATTCCGGAGAGCTGGCCGATTGGCCCAAGGATGCTGCCGGTGCCTTGGCCCTGAGCATCGTTCTGGACCAGTTCCCGCGCAACATGTTCCGCAACTCCTCCCGCAGCTTTGAAAGCAATGATCTGGCGCTGGCGGTCGCGCGGCGGGCGCTTGAGCGGGGCTTTGATCAGCAGACGGATCCAACGGCGCGGCAATTCTTCTATCTGCCCTTCATGCACAGCGAGGATCTGGACGATCAGGAACATTCCGTCGCGCTGTACGAGGCGCTGGGAGACGCCAATTCGCTGCATTTCGCAAGGGAACATCGCAACATCATCGCGCGATTCGGTCGATTTCCCCATCGAAACGCAGTGCTGGGCCGCAGCAACACCGCCGAGGAGGAGGAATTCCTGAAAACGCATTCGGGTTTCTAG
- a CDS encoding ArnT family glycosyltransferase gives MTLHRAFWLILCAGMALRIIWAGLVPVQPMSDSWAYHQFARNLVDHGIYGWTATEPTAYWAVGTSAAIAFTYLFTDGFWGVVLLNLVAGLLSIILTYHLATRYFGAAVGIVAMAIVAFWPNLIVFTTILSSELFFIALMLAGLYFWQRPAGNAMANLLLAGVIWGIAGYVRPVILLVPVALALVDLAHGPRRLVTTALEAAIAILLISLVALPWTMRNDRVLGAPVMVSTNFGPNLWMGNNPDSHGGYMPLPAEVASMSEIERAEYLKDKAKQFIAEQPLAALKLMAVKLVKLNNRETIGVVWNGDALEPRIGKTGMTLLKLIATGYWYLVFLGGFAGIAVLVARGGWITALFTPPVALWGYFTSLHAVVVAEDRYHMPSSAFIAMLAAVALVALADWRSGRETNLQAGRAS, from the coding sequence ATGACCCTCCATCGCGCCTTCTGGCTGATCCTCTGCGCGGGCATGGCCCTGCGCATCATCTGGGCCGGGCTGGTTCCGGTCCAGCCGATGTCGGACAGCTGGGCCTATCATCAATTCGCCCGCAATCTGGTCGATCACGGCATCTATGGATGGACCGCAACCGAGCCGACGGCCTATTGGGCGGTCGGCACATCGGCGGCGATTGCCTTCACCTATCTGTTCACGGACGGGTTCTGGGGCGTCGTGTTGCTGAACCTTGTGGCGGGGCTGCTGTCCATCATCCTCACCTATCATCTGGCGACGCGCTATTTCGGAGCGGCCGTCGGCATCGTGGCCATGGCCATCGTTGCGTTCTGGCCGAATCTGATCGTCTTCACGACCATCCTGTCCAGCGAGCTGTTCTTCATCGCGCTGATGCTGGCGGGGCTGTATTTCTGGCAACGCCCTGCCGGTAATGCGATGGCCAACCTGCTTCTGGCGGGGGTGATCTGGGGAATTGCGGGCTATGTCAGACCTGTGATCCTGCTGGTGCCGGTGGCGCTTGCGCTGGTCGACCTGGCCCACGGCCCGCGCCGCCTTGTTACCACCGCGTTGGAGGCCGCAATTGCGATCCTGCTGATCTCGCTGGTCGCCCTGCCATGGACCATGCGCAATGACAGGGTTCTGGGCGCGCCGGTCATGGTCTCGACCAATTTCGGCCCCAACCTGTGGATGGGCAACAACCCCGATAGCCATGGCGGTTACATGCCCCTGCCTGCCGAGGTCGCATCCATGTCCGAAATCGAACGCGCCGAATATCTGAAGGACAAGGCCAAGCAGTTCATCGCCGAACAACCGCTGGCCGCATTGAAGCTGATGGCGGTCAAACTGGTCAAGCTGAACAATCGCGAAACGATCGGCGTGGTCTGGAACGGTGATGCGCTGGAACCGCGCATCGGCAAGACCGGGATGACACTGCTCAAGCTGATTGCGACCGGCTATTGGTATCTGGTCTTCCTTGGCGGTTTTGCCGGGATCGCGGTTCTGGTCGCGCGCGGCGGCTGGATCACGGCGCTATTCACCCCGCCGGTGGCGCTGTGGGGCTATTTCACCTCGCTGCATGCGGTGGTGGTGGCCGAGGATCGCTATCACATGCCCAGTTCGGCCTTTATCGCCATGCTGGCAGCCGTGGCCCTTGTCGCGCTGGCCGACTGGCGAAGCGGTCGTGAAACCAACTTACAGGCAGGCAGAGCATCATGA